Proteins from a genomic interval of Diceros bicornis minor isolate mBicDic1 chromosome 34, mDicBic1.mat.cur, whole genome shotgun sequence:
- the ATP1A3 gene encoding sodium/potassium-transporting ATPase subunit alpha-3 isoform X2, which yields MGDKKDDKGSPKKSKGTKERRDLDDLKKEVAMTEHKMSVEEVCRKYNTDCVQGLTHSKAQEILARDGPNALTPPPTTPEWVKFCRQLFGGFSILLWIGAILCFLAYGIQAGTEDDPSGDNLYLGIVLAAVVIITGCFSYYQEAKSSKIMESFKNMVPQQALVIREGEKMQVNAEEVVVGDLVEIKGGDRVPADLRIISAHGCKVDNSSLTGESEPQTRSPDCTHDNPLETRNITFFSTNCVEGTARGVVVATGDRTVMGRIATLASGLEVGKTPIAIEIEHFIQLITGVAVFLGVSFFILSLILGYTWLEAVIFLIGIIVANVPEGLLATVTVCLTLTAKRMARKNCLVKNLEAVETLGSTSTICSDKTGTLTQNRMTVAHMWFDNQIHEADTTEDQSGTSFDKSSHTWVALSHIAGLCNRAVFKGGQDNIPVLKRDVAGDASESALLKCIELSSGSVKLMRERNKKVAEIPFNSTNKYQLSIHETEDPNDNRYLLVMKGAPERILDRCSTILLQGKEQPLDEEMKEAFQNAYLELGGLGERVLGFCHYYLPEEQFPKGFAFDCDDVNFTTDNLCFVGLMSMIDPPRAAVPDAVGKCRSAGIKVIMVTGDHPITAKAIAKGVGIISEGNETVEDIAARLNIPVSQVNPRDAKACVIHGTDLKDFTSEQIDEILQNHTEIVFARTSPQQKLIIVEGCQRQGAIVAVTGDGVNDSPALKKADIGVAMGIAGSDVSKQAADMILLDDNFASIVTGVEEGRLIFDNLKKSIAYTLTSNIPEITPFLLFIMANIPLPLGTITILCIDLGTDMVPAISLAYEAAESDIMKRQPRNPRTDKLVNERLISMAYGQIGMIQALGGFFSYFVILAENGFLPSNLVGIRLNWDDRTVNDLEDSYGQQWTYEQRKVVEFTCHTAFFVSIVVVQWADLIICKTRRNSVFQQGMKNKILIFGLFEETALAAFLSYCPGMDVALRMYPLKPSWWFCAFPYSFLIFVYDEIRKLILRRNPGGWVEKETYY from the exons ATGGGG GACAAGAAAGATGACAAGGGCTCGCCCAAGAAGAGCAAGGGCACTAAGGAGCGCCGGGACTTGGACGACCTCAAGAAGGAGGTGGCTATG ACAGAGCACAAGATGTCAGTGGAAGAGGTCTGCCGGAAATACAACACAGACTGTGTGCAG GGTCTGACCCACAGCAAAGCCCAGGAGATCCTGGCCCGAGATGGGCCTAACGCACTCACACCGCCGCCTACCACCCCAGAGTGGGTCAAGTTCTGCCGCCAGCTCTTCGGGGGCTTCTCAATCCTACTGTGGATTGGGGCCATCCTCTGTTTCCTGGCCTACGGCATCCAGGCAGGCACTGAAGACGATCCCTCTGGTGACAAT CTGTACCTGGGCATCGTGCTGGCGGCCGTGGTCATCATCACCGGCTGCTTCTCTTACTACCAGGAGGCCAAGAGCTCCAAGATCATGGAGTCCTTCAAGAACATGGTTCCCCAG cAAGCCCTGGTGATCCGGGAAGGTGAGAAGATGCAGGTGAACGCTGAGGAGGTGGTGGTCGGGGACCTAGTGGAGATCAAGGGCGGAGACCGAGTCCCGGCCGACCTGCGCATCATCTCAGCCCACGGCTGCAAG gtGGACAACTCCTCCCTGACCGGTGAATCCGAACCCCAGACCCGCTCTCCTGACTGCACGCATGACAACCCCTTGGAGACTCGGAACATCACCTTCTTCTCTACCAACTGCGTGGAAG GCACGGCTCGGGGCGTGGTGGTGGCCACGGGTGATCGCACTGTCATGGGCCGCATTGCCACCCTGGCTTCAGGCCTGGAGGTGGGCAAGACGCCCATCGCCATTGAGATTGAGCACTTTATCCAACTCATCACTGGCGTGGCTGTCTTCCTGGGTGTGTCTTTCTTCATCCTCTCCCTCATCCTCGGATACACCTGGCTCGAGGCTGTCATCTTCCTCATCGGCATCATCGTGGCCAATGTCCCAGAGGGCCTGCTGGCCACTGTCACG GTATGTCTGACGCTGACTGCCAAGCGCATGGCTCGGAAGAACTGCCTGGTGAAAAACCTGGAGGCTGTAGAGACCCTGGGCTCCACCTCCACCATCTGCTCGGACAAGACAGGGACCCTTACCCAGAACCGCATGACAGTCGCCCACATGTGGTTCGACAACCAGATCCACGAGGCCGACACCACTGAGGACCAGTCAG GAACCTCGTTCGACAAGAGCTCGCACACCTGGGTGGCCCTGTCCCACATCGCCGGACTCTGCAATCGTGCCGTCTTCAAGGGTGGCCAGGACAACATCCCTGTGCTCAAG AGGGATGTGGCCGGGGATGCCTCTGAGTCCGCCCTGCTCAAGTGCATCGAGTTGTCCTCCGGCTCCGTGAAGCTGATGCGCGAACGCAACAAGAAAGTGGCCGAGATTCCCTTCAACTCCACCAACAAATACCAG CTCTCCATCCACGAGACCGAGGACCCCAACGACAACCGGTACCTGCTGGTGATGAAGGGTGCCCCCGAGCGCATCCTGGACCGCTGCTCCACCATCCTGCTGCAGGGCAAGGAGCAGCCGCTGGACGAGGAGATGAAGGAGGCCTTCCAGAACGCCTACCTGGAGCTCGGTGGCCTGGGCGAGCGTGTGCTTG GTTTCTGCCACTATTACCTGCCTGAGGAGCAGTTCCCCAAGGGCTTTGCCTTCGACTGCGACGACGTGAACTTCACCACCGACAACCTCTGCTTCGTGGGCCTCATGTCCATGATTGACCCACCCCGGGCAGCCGTCCCCGATGCAGTGGGCAAGTGTCGCAGCGCAGGCATCAAG GTCATCATGGTCACGGGCGATCACCCCATCACAGcaaaggccattgccaagggcgtGGGCATCATCTCCGAGGGCAACGAGACTGTGGAGGACATCGCCGCCCGGCTCAACATTCCCGTCAGCCAGGTCAACCCCCG AGATGCCAAGGCCTGTGTGATCCATGGCACTGACCTCAAGGACTTCACTTCTGAGCAAATCGACGAGATCCtgcaaaaccacactgagatcgTCTTCGCCCGCACATCCCCTCAGCAGAAGCTCATCATTGTGGAAGGCTGTCAGAGACAG GGAGCAATCGTGGCTGTGACTGGGGATGGTGTGAACGACTCCCCTGCTTTGAAAAAGGCCGACATCGGGGTGGCCATGGGCATTGCTGGCTCTGACGTCTCCAAGCAGGCAGCGGACATGATTTTGCTGGACGACAACTTTGCCTCCATCGTCACGGGTGTGGAGGAGG GCCGCCTGATCTTCGACAACCTGAAGAAGTCCATCGCCTACACCCTGACCAGCAATATCCCTGAGATCACGCCGTTCCTGCTGTTCATCATGGCCAACATCCCGCTGCCTCTGGGCACCATCACCATCCTCTGCATTGACCTTGGCACCGACATG GTCCCCGCCATCTCATTGGCGTACGAGGCTGCCGAGAGTGACATCATGAAGAGACAGCCCAGGAACCCGCGCACTGACAAGCTGGTCAATGAGAGGCTCATCAGCATGGCCTACGGGCAGATTG GAATGATCCAGGCTCTCGGCGGCTTCTTCTCCTACTTTGTGATCCTGGCAGAAAACGGCTTCTTGCCTAGCAACCTAGTGGGCATCCGGCTGAACTGGGACGACCGCACGGTCAATGACCTGGAGGACAGTTACGGGCAGCAGTGG ACGTACGAGCAGAGGAAGGTGGTGGAGTTCACGTGCCACACGGCCTTCTTTGTGAGCATAGTGGTCGTCCAGTGGGCCGACCTGATCATCTGCAAGACCCGCAGGAACTCCGTCTTCCAGCAGGGCATGAA GAACAAGATCTTGATCTTCGGGTTGTTTGAGGAGACGGCCCTCGCCGCCTTCCTGTCCTACTGCCCTGGCATGGACGTGGCCCTGCGCATGTACCCTCTCAA
- the ATP1A3 gene encoding sodium/potassium-transporting ATPase subunit alpha-3 isoform X1, producing the protein MGSGGSDSYRVATSQDKKDDKGSPKKSKGTKERRDLDDLKKEVAMTEHKMSVEEVCRKYNTDCVQGLTHSKAQEILARDGPNALTPPPTTPEWVKFCRQLFGGFSILLWIGAILCFLAYGIQAGTEDDPSGDNLYLGIVLAAVVIITGCFSYYQEAKSSKIMESFKNMVPQQALVIREGEKMQVNAEEVVVGDLVEIKGGDRVPADLRIISAHGCKVDNSSLTGESEPQTRSPDCTHDNPLETRNITFFSTNCVEGTARGVVVATGDRTVMGRIATLASGLEVGKTPIAIEIEHFIQLITGVAVFLGVSFFILSLILGYTWLEAVIFLIGIIVANVPEGLLATVTVCLTLTAKRMARKNCLVKNLEAVETLGSTSTICSDKTGTLTQNRMTVAHMWFDNQIHEADTTEDQSGTSFDKSSHTWVALSHIAGLCNRAVFKGGQDNIPVLKRDVAGDASESALLKCIELSSGSVKLMRERNKKVAEIPFNSTNKYQLSIHETEDPNDNRYLLVMKGAPERILDRCSTILLQGKEQPLDEEMKEAFQNAYLELGGLGERVLGFCHYYLPEEQFPKGFAFDCDDVNFTTDNLCFVGLMSMIDPPRAAVPDAVGKCRSAGIKVIMVTGDHPITAKAIAKGVGIISEGNETVEDIAARLNIPVSQVNPRDAKACVIHGTDLKDFTSEQIDEILQNHTEIVFARTSPQQKLIIVEGCQRQGAIVAVTGDGVNDSPALKKADIGVAMGIAGSDVSKQAADMILLDDNFASIVTGVEEGRLIFDNLKKSIAYTLTSNIPEITPFLLFIMANIPLPLGTITILCIDLGTDMVPAISLAYEAAESDIMKRQPRNPRTDKLVNERLISMAYGQIGMIQALGGFFSYFVILAENGFLPSNLVGIRLNWDDRTVNDLEDSYGQQWTYEQRKVVEFTCHTAFFVSIVVVQWADLIICKTRRNSVFQQGMKNKILIFGLFEETALAAFLSYCPGMDVALRMYPLKPSWWFCAFPYSFLIFVYDEIRKLILRRNPGGWVEKETYY; encoded by the exons ATGGGG TCTGGTGGCTCTGACAGCTATCGTGTCGCCACCTCGCAGGACAAGAAAGATGACAAGGGCTCGCCCAAGAAGAGCAAGGGCACTAAGGAGCGCCGGGACTTGGACGACCTCAAGAAGGAGGTGGCTATG ACAGAGCACAAGATGTCAGTGGAAGAGGTCTGCCGGAAATACAACACAGACTGTGTGCAG GGTCTGACCCACAGCAAAGCCCAGGAGATCCTGGCCCGAGATGGGCCTAACGCACTCACACCGCCGCCTACCACCCCAGAGTGGGTCAAGTTCTGCCGCCAGCTCTTCGGGGGCTTCTCAATCCTACTGTGGATTGGGGCCATCCTCTGTTTCCTGGCCTACGGCATCCAGGCAGGCACTGAAGACGATCCCTCTGGTGACAAT CTGTACCTGGGCATCGTGCTGGCGGCCGTGGTCATCATCACCGGCTGCTTCTCTTACTACCAGGAGGCCAAGAGCTCCAAGATCATGGAGTCCTTCAAGAACATGGTTCCCCAG cAAGCCCTGGTGATCCGGGAAGGTGAGAAGATGCAGGTGAACGCTGAGGAGGTGGTGGTCGGGGACCTAGTGGAGATCAAGGGCGGAGACCGAGTCCCGGCCGACCTGCGCATCATCTCAGCCCACGGCTGCAAG gtGGACAACTCCTCCCTGACCGGTGAATCCGAACCCCAGACCCGCTCTCCTGACTGCACGCATGACAACCCCTTGGAGACTCGGAACATCACCTTCTTCTCTACCAACTGCGTGGAAG GCACGGCTCGGGGCGTGGTGGTGGCCACGGGTGATCGCACTGTCATGGGCCGCATTGCCACCCTGGCTTCAGGCCTGGAGGTGGGCAAGACGCCCATCGCCATTGAGATTGAGCACTTTATCCAACTCATCACTGGCGTGGCTGTCTTCCTGGGTGTGTCTTTCTTCATCCTCTCCCTCATCCTCGGATACACCTGGCTCGAGGCTGTCATCTTCCTCATCGGCATCATCGTGGCCAATGTCCCAGAGGGCCTGCTGGCCACTGTCACG GTATGTCTGACGCTGACTGCCAAGCGCATGGCTCGGAAGAACTGCCTGGTGAAAAACCTGGAGGCTGTAGAGACCCTGGGCTCCACCTCCACCATCTGCTCGGACAAGACAGGGACCCTTACCCAGAACCGCATGACAGTCGCCCACATGTGGTTCGACAACCAGATCCACGAGGCCGACACCACTGAGGACCAGTCAG GAACCTCGTTCGACAAGAGCTCGCACACCTGGGTGGCCCTGTCCCACATCGCCGGACTCTGCAATCGTGCCGTCTTCAAGGGTGGCCAGGACAACATCCCTGTGCTCAAG AGGGATGTGGCCGGGGATGCCTCTGAGTCCGCCCTGCTCAAGTGCATCGAGTTGTCCTCCGGCTCCGTGAAGCTGATGCGCGAACGCAACAAGAAAGTGGCCGAGATTCCCTTCAACTCCACCAACAAATACCAG CTCTCCATCCACGAGACCGAGGACCCCAACGACAACCGGTACCTGCTGGTGATGAAGGGTGCCCCCGAGCGCATCCTGGACCGCTGCTCCACCATCCTGCTGCAGGGCAAGGAGCAGCCGCTGGACGAGGAGATGAAGGAGGCCTTCCAGAACGCCTACCTGGAGCTCGGTGGCCTGGGCGAGCGTGTGCTTG GTTTCTGCCACTATTACCTGCCTGAGGAGCAGTTCCCCAAGGGCTTTGCCTTCGACTGCGACGACGTGAACTTCACCACCGACAACCTCTGCTTCGTGGGCCTCATGTCCATGATTGACCCACCCCGGGCAGCCGTCCCCGATGCAGTGGGCAAGTGTCGCAGCGCAGGCATCAAG GTCATCATGGTCACGGGCGATCACCCCATCACAGcaaaggccattgccaagggcgtGGGCATCATCTCCGAGGGCAACGAGACTGTGGAGGACATCGCCGCCCGGCTCAACATTCCCGTCAGCCAGGTCAACCCCCG AGATGCCAAGGCCTGTGTGATCCATGGCACTGACCTCAAGGACTTCACTTCTGAGCAAATCGACGAGATCCtgcaaaaccacactgagatcgTCTTCGCCCGCACATCCCCTCAGCAGAAGCTCATCATTGTGGAAGGCTGTCAGAGACAG GGAGCAATCGTGGCTGTGACTGGGGATGGTGTGAACGACTCCCCTGCTTTGAAAAAGGCCGACATCGGGGTGGCCATGGGCATTGCTGGCTCTGACGTCTCCAAGCAGGCAGCGGACATGATTTTGCTGGACGACAACTTTGCCTCCATCGTCACGGGTGTGGAGGAGG GCCGCCTGATCTTCGACAACCTGAAGAAGTCCATCGCCTACACCCTGACCAGCAATATCCCTGAGATCACGCCGTTCCTGCTGTTCATCATGGCCAACATCCCGCTGCCTCTGGGCACCATCACCATCCTCTGCATTGACCTTGGCACCGACATG GTCCCCGCCATCTCATTGGCGTACGAGGCTGCCGAGAGTGACATCATGAAGAGACAGCCCAGGAACCCGCGCACTGACAAGCTGGTCAATGAGAGGCTCATCAGCATGGCCTACGGGCAGATTG GAATGATCCAGGCTCTCGGCGGCTTCTTCTCCTACTTTGTGATCCTGGCAGAAAACGGCTTCTTGCCTAGCAACCTAGTGGGCATCCGGCTGAACTGGGACGACCGCACGGTCAATGACCTGGAGGACAGTTACGGGCAGCAGTGG ACGTACGAGCAGAGGAAGGTGGTGGAGTTCACGTGCCACACGGCCTTCTTTGTGAGCATAGTGGTCGTCCAGTGGGCCGACCTGATCATCTGCAAGACCCGCAGGAACTCCGTCTTCCAGCAGGGCATGAA GAACAAGATCTTGATCTTCGGGTTGTTTGAGGAGACGGCCCTCGCCGCCTTCCTGTCCTACTGCCCTGGCATGGACGTGGCCCTGCGCATGTACCCTCTCAA